One window of Trifolium pratense cultivar HEN17-A07 linkage group LG5, ARS_RC_1.1, whole genome shotgun sequence genomic DNA carries:
- the LOC123883060 gene encoding uncharacterized protein LOC123883060 isoform X2, with protein sequence MPRGRPKITVKATEPVLEPKEPHFMDHEIKALEQQIGAIREVNEVKTEYLLTDLRFLRSCFREEQLQKPVLEIFEETLPNLSIVNDKGSAKFEVIWKDKESMNMNMNGGDVNASLLQRLSMAYPHYSSIPPFAGAFEYSSNAIGGTSFIGADNPYLKDFVTSHRLSVGMMPKTLRVPKPGEMLLSVHGSPLGVYKDNNMEAVHVEALPVFLVLDGIYSASTQHYKFF encoded by the exons ATGCCAAGGGGTAGACCAAAAATTACCGTTAAAGCAACCGAACCGGTACTTGAACCCAAGGAACCTCACTTCATGGACCACGAAATCAAAG CGTTGGAGCAACAAATCGGTGCGATTAGGGAAGTTAACGAGGTGAAAACCGAATACTTGTTGACAGACTTGCGGTTTCTTCGCTCATGTTTCAGAGAGGAACAGCTGCAGAAACCCGTTTTAGAGATTTTTGAAGAAACTCTTCCAAATCTGTCCATTGTGAATGATAAAGGGAGTGCCAAATTTGAAGTGATATGGAAAGATAAAGAGTCTATGAATATGAACATGAACGGTGGTGATGTAAATGCTTCATTGCTGCAAAGGTTGTCCATGGCTTACCCTCACTACTCTTCAATTCCTCCTTTTGCTGGTGCCTTTGAATATTCTTCCAATGCAATAG GGGGAACAAGCTTTATCGGTGCTGATAATCCGTATTTGAAGGACTTC GTGACTAGTCACAGGTTGTCTGTTGGGATGATGCCCAAAACACTTAGGGTTCCCAAGCCTGGCGAGATGCTTCTCTCTGTCCATGGATCACCCTTAGGTGTTTACAAGGACAATAACATGGAAGCCGTACATg TTGAAGCACTACCAGTTTTTCTGGTTCTAGATGGTATCTATTCTGCTTCAACACAACACTACaagtttttctag
- the LOC123883060 gene encoding uncharacterized protein LOC123883060 isoform X3, with protein sequence MPRGRPKITVKATEPVLEPKEPHFMDHEIKALEQQIGAIREVNEVKTEYLLTDLRFLRSCFREEQLQKPVLEIFEETLPNLSIVNDKGSAKFEVIWKDKESMNMNMNGGDVNASLLQRLSMAYPHYSSIPPFAGAFEYSSNAIGGTSFIGADNPYLKDFVTSHRLSVGMMPKTLRVPKPGEMLLSVHGSPLGVYKDNNMEAVHGKKDLKRKR encoded by the exons ATGCCAAGGGGTAGACCAAAAATTACCGTTAAAGCAACCGAACCGGTACTTGAACCCAAGGAACCTCACTTCATGGACCACGAAATCAAAG CGTTGGAGCAACAAATCGGTGCGATTAGGGAAGTTAACGAGGTGAAAACCGAATACTTGTTGACAGACTTGCGGTTTCTTCGCTCATGTTTCAGAGAGGAACAGCTGCAGAAACCCGTTTTAGAGATTTTTGAAGAAACTCTTCCAAATCTGTCCATTGTGAATGATAAAGGGAGTGCCAAATTTGAAGTGATATGGAAAGATAAAGAGTCTATGAATATGAACATGAACGGTGGTGATGTAAATGCTTCATTGCTGCAAAGGTTGTCCATGGCTTACCCTCACTACTCTTCAATTCCTCCTTTTGCTGGTGCCTTTGAATATTCTTCCAATGCAATAG GGGGAACAAGCTTTATCGGTGCTGATAATCCGTATTTGAAGGACTTC GTGACTAGTCACAGGTTGTCTGTTGGGATGATGCCCAAAACACTTAGGGTTCCCAAGCCTGGCGAGATGCTTCTCTCTGTCCATGGATCACCCTTAGGTGTTTACAAGGACAATAACATGGAAGCCGTACATg
- the LOC123883060 gene encoding uncharacterized protein LOC123883060 isoform X1 — translation MPRGRPKITVKATEPVLEPKEPHFMDHEIKALEQQIGAIREVNEVKTEYLLTDLRFLRSCFREEQLQKPVLEIFEETLPNLSIVNDKGSAKFEVIWKDKESMNMNMNGGDVNASLLQRLSMAYPHYSSIPPFAGAFEYSSNAIGGTSFIGADNPYLKDFVTSHRLSVGMMPKTLRVPKPGEMLLSVHGSPLGVYKDNNMEAVHGMIKKMLGMKIESISFFIMLMNKG, via the exons ATGCCAAGGGGTAGACCAAAAATTACCGTTAAAGCAACCGAACCGGTACTTGAACCCAAGGAACCTCACTTCATGGACCACGAAATCAAAG CGTTGGAGCAACAAATCGGTGCGATTAGGGAAGTTAACGAGGTGAAAACCGAATACTTGTTGACAGACTTGCGGTTTCTTCGCTCATGTTTCAGAGAGGAACAGCTGCAGAAACCCGTTTTAGAGATTTTTGAAGAAACTCTTCCAAATCTGTCCATTGTGAATGATAAAGGGAGTGCCAAATTTGAAGTGATATGGAAAGATAAAGAGTCTATGAATATGAACATGAACGGTGGTGATGTAAATGCTTCATTGCTGCAAAGGTTGTCCATGGCTTACCCTCACTACTCTTCAATTCCTCCTTTTGCTGGTGCCTTTGAATATTCTTCCAATGCAATAG GGGGAACAAGCTTTATCGGTGCTGATAATCCGTATTTGAAGGACTTC GTGACTAGTCACAGGTTGTCTGTTGGGATGATGCCCAAAACACTTAGGGTTCCCAAGCCTGGCGAGATGCTTCTCTCTGTCCATGGATCACCCTTAGGTGTTTACAAGGACAATAACATGGAAGCCGTACATggtatgattaaaaaaatgctTGGGATGAAAATTGAATCTATTTCATTCTTTATCATGTTAATGAACAAGGGATAG